The Triticum aestivum cultivar Chinese Spring chromosome 6D, IWGSC CS RefSeq v2.1, whole genome shotgun sequence genomic sequence cttggtgcttttaggtacatgtcATTTGTAAAGATCCGTGCTTCGACCCTTCCTGCCTATAGggtaatgagatattcatgaaccggCTTTAAGAGAGGAAACTGGTAAAGATtattattaaaatgggtcaaaagatgtcaatcgaactatttgtttacactttatgcaagacaacagtgaactgcaacatggtaagtaagaactttgtagccttctttttactgcccatgatgagttgtgttagatgacaatgtctggattttttcctttgaagtggttctcgaagcagtttactcaagattacctctcaaactacatgattggtgggcatgcaaaggttaaagtatttctaccataaCACAATGACTATCTAGATGCCCTCATGAGTCATGAAaacagtgaaggatgggcggtcggccatcacaaggggttggactgagttgtgtgtgccttctgcatggaggaaaGCACAATacgggcattccgcttcaccttgttcagcaaccagaatgtcgtttacatctttctttaccatgtttaatagtacaggtatacaacctggttcatcattctttatttggtgcttatgtaattcttgaacatgtgtatctgtgaatcgaataatgcattggttgtttaacctgatggatatgaataaagttatagccaactttcaaattcaaattcggcacaattttaaatagcagcgaTTTAATTAGGGTCGAAATATGCTCTACAGGTCGTTACGGCGCACACGGTCTATAAAGCACAACGTGTGTGATATACATGTACTTCCGACACGGTTtgcagagaggaaacgtgtgcgacCATGGACACAGTTGCCGTTCGTGAAGCATGTGTGAtctcagacaatatcacaaacggtgcaaaCAAACTAAATGTTTATGGTAGTCACCTTATCGTACACGGtttacaatcatgaactgtttCGGATGTCATaggcatcgtaaacgttgcaccacataatagcgtgtgtgatagttatccTGTATGACACTGCTACGACGGTCCGACatttcgtaatcctatccgacactcatACAATGATTCGGTAATCTTCTTAATTACAGTTCACATACGGTTCGGGGGAAGTGAATGTGTGTGATAGTCTCCTGATCGCACACGCTTggcaatcatgaactgtttgtgatggattgcgcatcgtaaacgttgcaccacataaTAGCGTGTGCAATGGTAATGCCAGCACACACAAGTAGCAAAGATGGAGCGTCTGGGATATTCAATATATCACAAATAGTTGTGTGAAGAATCGCGTTTGGGATACATGCCTGCATCGCATACACTTAGTTATGCAAAACGTATGCATCATGGCTCCCTATCCCCggcggtttctaggtcgtgtgggaaggaccccctatctcccacactcacttggcgacggtttaaAATACCGTCGCAGGAAGGGGTTAAAAATTGTTTGTATATCACCTCGCTGTACCATTGAATGATTGAGCGTATAATGGTTTAGGcataactttctttagcattgatattttgaaagacattgttgcttgttagtatgcttgagtattgatgtcttcatgtcaaactatagactattgctttgaatcgttCAATTCCAAATTTCCATGCCAGAAAAGAaaagattatatgatgaatatgataggtagcattccacatcaaaatttctgtttttatcatttacctaatcgaggacgagacgcaattaagcttggggatgcttgatacacccccaatgtatctataattttttattattccatgccattatagtatcaatcttgaatgttttatatacacttacaagcaattatatatcatttttgggactaacctattaacatagtgcccagtgccaattgttgttttttgcctgtttttggtttttcataatatcagtaccaaacgaagtccaaatgccctgaaactttttggtgatttgttTGGACATAAGAGACCCCAGAAGCTTCAGGAGGGGAcgagaagatggagcagtggcccatgaggcaccagggcacgccctagtggctcgtggggcccacgtggctccaTTTAACCTAactctgcctctataaattctctaaaatcaggaaacaaacaaaggagtccacgaaatacattttccgccgctgcaagcctctgttctcgagagatcccatctgggggccttttccggtactccgccggagcGGGAATCAATCACAGAgcggctctacatcaaccttgccgcccttccgatgatgcgtgagtagtttaccacagacctacgggtccatagttagtagctagatggcttcttctctctatttgatcatcaatacaatgttgtccttgatgttcttggagttctatctgatgtattactttttgcggtgtgtttgttgggatccgatgaattttgagtttatgatcaaattatccattaatattatttcagttttctccgaactcttttatgcatgattgttatagctttgtatttatctccgatctattggtttggtttggccaactagattgatttattttgcaatgggagaggtgctttgaaatgggttcgatcttgcggtgctcaataccagtgacaaaaagggacatgacacgtatgtatcattgctattaagggtaaaaagatggggtttattcatgcatcagtttactttgtctacaatatgtcatcttgcttaaggtgttactccgttctttatgaacttaatactctagatgcatgctggatagcggtcaatgtgtggagtaatagtagtagatgcagaattgttccggtctacttgtctcggacgtgatgcctatatacatggtcattgccttgtatatcatcatgattatttgtttttctgtcaattgcccaacagtagtttgtttacccaccgtatgttattttcaagagagaagcctttagtgaaaactatggccctcaggtctacttctatcatatattaacaatcctaaaaataccttactgcaattttactttatttattttattttatttttttgttcgaTCAATCTATTtatcaccatacaatttaatcttgcaattAACTGccaagcgattgacaaccccttattcgcgttgggtgcaaggatttgttattttgtgtgcaggtgttgttaacgagttgttgcgtgattctcctactggattgataaccttgatttcataactgagggaatacttatctctatggtactgcatcatcccctcctcttcggggaaaacccaacgcagctcacaagtagcagtcgCTTCTACCGAGTTTGTTCGGGGATCATCAAGCAGGATGTGATGCGCGTTATTGATGCGTTCTCGCGAGGAGATGCCCATGGACTTGCCAGGATCAATGGATCCCTTGTGTATTTGTTGCCCGAGAAGGATGGGGCTGTGGACTTGAAGGATTTTTGGCCGATTTGTCTCATACATGGTATGGCGCGCATCATCGTCAAGGTTCTGTCGACCCAGTCGCGCCTGAACTGAACATGCTGGTGGGGCTGCACCAGAGCGCGTTCATGCGTGGCCGCACGTTGCACGACAACTTCATGCTCATGTAGGCCACTGCCCGAAAGCTCAACGCCGCGAAGCTGCTGGCCTGTTTGCTAAAACTTGACATGTCAAAGGCGTTTGATACGGTGGATTGGGCCTTTTGCTGCAGATCCTTTCGAGGATGGGCTTTGGCAAGCGTTGGATCATGTGGATCTGCAGCTTGTTTCCTCGGCGACCATGAGGGTCATGGTGAATGGTGTCCCGACCAGCAAGTTGGCCAATGGGAGGGGACTCCGGCAAGGGGATTATATATCGTTGTTGCTCTTCCTCTTGGTTATGGAGGGTCTGAGCGAGTTGTTCAAGTTTGCGGACTCGGACAGCTTGTTGTCCCCTCTCGTGCCCCATGGTCTCAAGCATCGTCTGTCGTTCTTTGCTGATGACGTGATGGTTTTCCTCAAGCCGGCATAGGGTGACTTTGAGCTGTTTGTAGCCATCCTGCACGACTTTGGTGTGGCGTCGGGCCTGCAGATCAACCCCACCAAGTGCGGTGCCATCCCCATCCGATGTGATGACAATCTAGAGGCCCAAATCAGAGATGGCCTTGGTTTTAAGCTGGAATCCTTACCAGTCAAGTACCTAGGGCTGCCCCTCACGCTCAGGAAGCCCTCGACCATCCAATTCCAGTATTTGGTGGATGGCATCGCGGGCAAGCTTCCCTTCTGGCGAGCTAGATCGCTTGACAAGGCTGGGAGGCTGCGTTTGGTCCAGTTCGTGCTTGCGCCATGCTCGTGCATGCAATGTTGGCATTGGatgtcctccccccccccccaaggtacTGTCGAATATCACCAAGATATGTCGGGGCTTCTTGTGGGTAGGGGAAGAGGATGCGAGGGCCGGGCAGTGCGTCGTGGCTTGGGATACCATCTGCCAGCCTAAGTGGGCGGGTGGTCTGGGCCTCCCGAACCTGCGCTGGCTCAACGCGGCTTTGCGGGCTCGTTGGCTTTGGCTGCAGAGGACGGACAACTCACGGCCCTGGACAAAATTCAAGATCGACACGATGGCGAACTCGCTCCAGATATATCAGGTGGCTATATTCGTGGACTTAGGAGATGGTGCTGACTGCCTCTTTTGGGAGGACCGGTGGCTCGATGGGTGGAGGGTGTAGGAGATCGCACCTTTGGTTTACGCGAAGATCCGCCCCGGTTCAAGGCCTCGCGATCGGTGGCGGAGGCAGCAGGGGGTGCCTGGGCGAGGGATCTCGGCCCGGACCTATCTCAACCTGAGCTCAAGCAGTTCCTTGCATTGTGGAACAGGGTTACGAAGGTGCAACTGCGTCTGAGGATTGCGGATAGGGTCCGTTGGGCTTGGGAGACATCTGGCGTGTTCTCGATGCGATCGGCGTATGCCAGCAGGTTCATAGGCCGCGAGCATGATTTAGGAGCTAGCTTCACTTGGCACTCCAGGGCTCCGTTGCGTTGCAAACTGTTCAGCTCGCTGATCCTCAAGGACCGGGTTTGGACCTCCGATCGGTTGGCGCGACGTGGCTTGCCCCATCAGGAGACATGTCCCTTGTGCAGCCAGGAGCAGGAGTCCATCGACCATCTGCTCATCGCGTGCGTTTTCGCCCGCTCCGTGTAGTTCGAGGTGCTCTCGGCCTTGGGTCAAGAGGACCGATCTCCGGCGCCGGACGATCGGTTGTTACATTGGTGCACGGCGCTTGCCTCGGGCCAACATAACAGAAAGGACCTCAACACCCTCGCGATGCTGGTCCTTTGGGAGATATGGAAGCACCGGAATGCGGTCGTTTTTTTTTTGGAACGAAGGCTCCAGAGGAGCCCAGCTTTGAATTAacgaagccatcaaccggccagggatTACACAAGGCCACCAAGACAACCAACACGGAACAGAAAGGAAAAGCTACAGCGGATACAGAGTGTTGCCCAGCAGCTTACAAGCACCAAAGACTACAAGCCCTACACAAAATCCTAAATAAGCTCTAGCTTGTAGTCGACGGAGTCCTCCAAGTGCACTTGACCCAGAAGAGCGAACAGAGAGGAACATCAAACGGCGCCAGTGCCCAACGACAAAGGACCGCGCCCTCATCAACCCAGGACGGTGGACACCTAAAACATGTCGCAGTTCTCCAAATCCGGAGGGGACCCCTGCCCCTCGCCTTGGCTCGAAAGGCGCCGAACCGCCGGAAGATGGAATTGCTCACCCTAGAGCAAAGAACGGACACAGTTCCGGCCACCAAGGGGGATACTCAGCCCGACCTGTCGCTGCACGAAGGAAACCGAGGATATCCACACCGAGGCTCACTGATACAAGCACGAAGAGGAAAAACTGCACAAAGGAGCTGTCACTGAACAAACATACAGCGAAAAGAGATGGAGCACCACAATTGGAATTAGCTCAGGCCCACAGAAATCAGCCATGTTCGTGTCATTGCTCGAGCAGTTGCTAGTGAGGACCCCTATCCCCTCCCTGCCCAAGGCAATGACGCCAGTCAAGCAGAAGCTGACCTGCAACTGAACAAATCAAGGAATGTCGAGCTGCACTAATTCAGAAACAAAGCACCATGTTCCATCTCCCTCGCCGAAGACGCAGCCACCACGAAGCCCCACTGCACGCTCCCACCTTGCCCAAGACGGCACCTTCAAGAAGGAGGCGACGCACCGCGCCGTTGCCGTCCAGTCTAAGCAAGACAAGGGATTTCTCCCGGGAAAGAGGCGGAAGGGAGAGGAACCGAACCTCGACGACGCCTCCGTGGAGGGGAACGGCACCGACCGGTGTcgccgccgccgtggccagagAACCAGCCAAGGATTTCTCCCGGTCCAGGTTCTCGACTCCTGGCAGTCCACCATCACCGACACCCTCGACCTGAGGCCTCCGACGACCAGATCCGGCGTGCAGCAGCGCTGCAGGGGGGGAGGGAGTCCACCTTCAGATCCGGACGCGAGCCAAGAGGACGACCACCCGCTACGCCCGGCGACAGCTCCCGCCGTCCCTCGCCGCCCACGCGGCCGAGGAGACATAGGGGCAACACCTGCGACGCCGCTCGCTGTAGAAGACGACGCCGCCTCaccacccgaggccgccgcctcggcgCCGAAGCCCTCCGCACGGGAGCAGCCAGATCCTCGTTGCAGGACGTTCAACGGCTCATCGTGAACATGGGGAGGGAATGGGTTCTTGCAGGGTTCTTCCATAGcgacatttttcttttctttttttctcgaatacgcacgagtgtgcgtactaTATTATAAAGAAGGAAATGGGGTGAAGAGCCCCTCCACGATAATGTTACAAGATTTTACATGAACACCATCACcacctctactctctactctctaCTCCTATGCTAACTTGCCGCACTAGCCCACTCTTCCACCATGTTGAAGAAAGCGCTAAGGTCTCCTTTTAGTAATCCCGCTTTCTTCCAAGTGCGCCCCTCCTCCATGATCCTACGGATGACATAGTTCTTCGATGGTGAAGGCTTTAGCTCCCTTCCATTGTCTTGGGTCGAAGATCAAGCGTGAACTTCTCCCTCATCTAAGGTTGGGTTGTGGATAACAGACTTCCCCTTGGGCCGGATCTTCCCAAGTATAACACGGTCCATGAGCGATATCAATGCAGTGACAGTCCTTACTATTGAGTCCTGTGCCGGTAAGATGACAACGCTCTAAAAGGTTTGTCTAAGAAAGCAAGCATATCCCGTCCTCAAGTGCGGTATGGACCCCAAAGAGTTATATAGGTAGGAAAATGGGAAGAATTGAGGCACCTACAGAAGTAATGGGTCAGCTTATGATTTTAGGCATGGTTACTGAAGGGATCGTCCCTACCTAGCTCCCTCGAATACAATTGCATTGTGATGCTTCCAAATCTCCCACATGACTAGAATGAATAAAGCATTGATCGTCCTCTTTTTTTTCCCACTGGCGCTCTTGTTTGCGCACCATTCTGAGAGATTGTCGTCCACTGTTGGCACCTAGTCTGGCTTGTCCAAAGAATGAAGTATCGCTGTCCAAATCTGACGTGCAAATACGCAGTGTAGCAGATGGTGGCCTATGCTTTCTTCCTCCTGGTTGCATAGCGGGCATTGGTCCTGATGGTCCAGTCCTTACCGCGCTAGACGGTTAGGTAGACGGACGGGTGAGCGGGGAGACGTAGCTTTTTGTTTCCGGCCTCTGGCCTTTGCCCGTACTCGGGCTGTAACCATGTAACTATGCGGACGGGTATTCTTCTACCCTCTTCTCTCTATCAACAGATGATACACATACAGTGTGGCCATTTCTCGGACAAGTATCTATGGACTGAGGGAGTATCATACAGTGTGCCATTTTGCGACGCGGCGTTGGAAATGGTTAACCCAAACAAACAGGCAGAGCCCTGGGAATCGGAGAGACGCGCCGCCGCCACAGCAGATGAAATGTGCGACACCGGTGGAAGACGCCGATGTGACGCGGTGACGGGACGGGACAGCCTTCCTCCCACATCTCTTTTTTCACCCTTAGCCGCCGGGCCAGCGACTTGCGCGTCCTTTCCCGTCACGACGCACTTCCCTTCCCGTGTGGCACCGCGGAAACGTAAGTCCGTCCAGTTCACTCTCTCCTCGAGCAAGCAAGCAGCCTGCCTCTTTTGCCGTCGCGCGAGACATCTCAATCGCGCGGTACGCGGGCCCCGCATGCCTCCCCGGCTGCTATTTTTGATTCCGCCCAGCCCAGCCCAAGTGCACCCGCTCGGCGGTGCGTCCACGACTGGCGGGAATGGAGAACCTACACTACAGTGAGTAGTCGATGGGTACTGCACGGCTCCTGCGCGGCGCCCCTATATAAGTGCACCCGGCTCAGTGTTTCGATTCCCACACATCCCACTCGCTGACTTGCAGCAGCACTACCACCACCAGCAGTCCAGCGCACACCAATCCAGCTGATTTCGAGCACGACCAGCTCTTGCCCATCAGCCACCGTCGTAGGCTACTGTCATCCATGGCCATGAGGAACGCGACGCAGCAGGTGGTCCGGGCCTTGGAGCCGTCACTCACCAGGAGCCTTCATGTAACGTCGCTTTCCTTACTTAGCCTCTAGATGCGTCTTGACACACTTGACAATGCACACGTGAATTTGTCTATCATGGTAAAATGTGTTAGCGGTGGATTCATCTCTGCTTTGTTTTTGTTCTCCAGGCGTCCCCGGGCAGCAAGAAGATCGTGGGCGTGTTCTACAAGGGCGGCGAGTACGCGGGGCAGAACCCCAACTTCGTGGGGTGCGTGGAGAACGCGCTGGGCATCCGCAGCTGGCTcgagtcgcagggccaccagtacATCGTCACCGACGACAAGGACGGCCCCAACTGCGGTCAGTCACCACATATGATACCacctccaaattactactactactactagcggCGACCATTACgttggtaaatgccaaaaaataaCCAATCATGCACCCTAATCGCTACAGAGCTGGAGAAGCACATCGCGGACGCGCACGTGCTCATCACCACGCCGTTCCACCCGGCGTACGTGAGCGCGGACCGGATCAGGCGCGGCAAGAACCTGGAGCTGCTCCTCACGGCCGGGATCGGCTCCGACCACATCgagttgccggcggcggcggccgcggggcTGACCGTCGCCGAGGTCACGGGCAGCAACACGGTGTCGGTGGCGGAGGACCAGCTGATGCGCATCCTGGTCCTCATGCGCAACTTCCTGCCGGGCCACCACCAGGCCATCAGCGGGGAGTGGGACCTCGCCGGCATCGCGCACCGGGCCTACGACCTGGAGGGCAAGACGGTGGGCACCGTCGGCGCCGGCCGCATCGGGAAGCTGCTGCTCCAGCGCCTCAAGCCATTCGGCTGCAACCTGCTCTACCACGACAGGCTCCgcgtcgacgccgcgctggagGAGGAGCTCGGCGCCGCCTTCGAGGAGGACCTCGACGCCATGCTGCCCAAGTGCGACGTCGTCGTGCTCAACATGCCACTCACCGAGAAAACAAAGTACCTTAATTACAAGAACTGACTTTGCCAACCAGATGCTCGACGTTTCTGTCCATGTTGTGATTGCTTCTCTCTGTTTGCTGTTCTTCTTCCAGGGGcatgttcaacaaggagaagatcgcCAAGATGAAGAAAGGCGTCATCATCGTGAACAATGCTCGTGGAGCAATCATGGACACGCAGGCAGTGGCAGACGCTTGCAAGAGTGGGCACATCGCTGGTAAGAACAGATGAATTCCGGTCTGCTCTCTGACATTCCTTCTGCAAAGAAATATACACCCGCCATGCTCATCGTCACATAAATAACCGGTTTTAAAAAACTCCCTTCTGTTGTGATCAGGATACGGCGGCGACGTGTGGTACCCGCAGCCGGCGCCCAAGGAGCACCCGTGGAGGTACATGCCCAACAACGCCATGACCCCGCACATCTCCGGCACCACCATTGACGGCCAGGTCAGTCGCACTACACAGCAAGCTCCAAGCCTCGCTAGTCGCTATGCTCCATTGGCTAACCGGTAAACAATTTATGTGGTGCAGCTGAGGTACGCGGCCGGTGTGAAGGACATGCTGGAGAGGTACTTCAAGGGGCAGGACTTCCCGGAGCCCAACTACATTGTCAAGGAAGGCAAGCTCGCCAGCCAGTACCAGTGAGCGTCCATCCATGGAGCCGCAGCTGCACGCCTGCACGACTCCCCGTGCCAGTTGCCAGAAACTAAATAAAGATGCTTGGCCGTTGCAATGGCCATCAGCCAAAAATATATCTATACCTAAATAAAATGGAACAAAAACTGGTTGCTTTCATTTGCTATCAGCTCCCTTTGCTGTATTTATTTTTCGTAAACTGTCCTTCACTGTATTTCGTTTGAACTATAATAAAGTCAAAGTGTTGTGCAAAGGTTGTGTTCAACCTTGAAGAGTGCAGCTCCTCATGATATTGTACTGACAAAAAGATTATTGTAATGGCGTCTTCATTCACCATAGAACATTCGACTTTCCCATGAACAACCAAGCAAGCAAGTACATATGTATGCCCAGTCAAAAAGAAGCAAACACCAATCAGGAACTCAACCTCTGCAAAAAAGTCTTGCTCTGCACAGTAACTTTGCTGAAACAGAGTTTATGGCTAAATGGTTGGACCTACAGCACTAGTTAAACATAGATATTTTTATTCAAAACTAATTGACCCTGGTTGGCTTGAAATCTGAAGAATGCACTTTACCGATGTTGGAGGGAAGCAGTGTCTACTTGATAGACTGCATCCAGTGTACTACAAGCCTAGTAATGGGTAGACACATACTCAATAAGCTCTTCACTGATTCCATCAAAGTAAATCATGGCAAATTCTCAAAGTTTGAGTGCTTTGAAGCCTTCCATTAGTGCATCAGTGTGCTCAGGCTTTCCAACTGAAATACGAATATAACCCTTCAGTTCCTTCTTGTCATAGTGGCGGATCATCACTCCCATCTTTGCAAGATCCTCCTGCAAATATTTTTCACTAATTCAAGTGAATAAAGTTGCATGGCCTGTATTGTTCAATGGGCGTAAATTGCATATATATTTTTTAAGTGTGAATAGCAATGATCTCGAGCACAGATAACCCATATCCCAGTTCCAGGTTCTCAACATTTTGTCACCTCAAAATCACAATTAAAGGGGCTATATTATCTCAATGAAATAAGGCAGAAACTTGGACAGTGCAATAATAAACAAGCCAGACCTTTATTTTCTTTGCATCTTTTCCTGACGTGACTTCACACAGAATGAAGTTAGCATGACTGGGAAATGGTTTTAGGTAAGGTATTCCTTTGAGAAGATTATACAGCCTCTCCCTCTCTTGAAGTAGCAGATTTTTCACACTCTTCAAGAATGAAAGTTCCAACAGACATATTAGCCAAGTTCAAATTGTCAAAATGATGTTACATTTAAATTATCTTTGCGAAAGATGTACCTCCAAATAGACTGGGTTCTGCAATGCAGCACATGCAGAGACTTCTGCTGCCACAGAAACATTATAAGGCTGCTTGGCCCGCCATAAGTATTCAATAATGCTTAGAGGAAATGCTCCATAACCCACACGAAGCCCAGCTAAACCTGCATCACCGGTAACTCGTGAATAAATTCACTTCCTTCTGATTCTTCATAACACATAACCTTTCTATACACACAAACGATAGAACACAAATCTCACACCTGCTCGTTTGCTAAATGTTCGAAGGACAATCAAATTATCATGCTTCTTAACCCATGTCATCCTTGATTGAAGGCTCGAAAATTCAACATAAGCTTCGTCCAGCACTACAAGTACCGGAAGGTCAAGGATCTTTAAAAGATCCTCATTGTTGA encodes the following:
- the LOC123145246 gene encoding formate dehydrogenase 2, mitochondrial, whose product is MAMRNATQQVVRALEPSLTRSLHASPGSKKIVGVFYKGGEYAGQNPNFVGCVENALGIRSWLESQGHQYIVTDDKDGPNCELEKHIADAHVLITTPFHPAYVSADRIRRGKNLELLLTAGIGSDHIELPAAAAAGLTVAEVTGSNTVSVAEDQLMRILVLMRNFLPGHHQAISGEWDLAGIAHRAYDLEGKTVGTVGAGRIGKLLLQRLKPFGCNLLYHDRLRVDAALEEELGAAFEEDLDAMLPKCDVVVLNMPLTEKTKGMFNKEKIAKMKKGVIIVNNARGAIMDTQAVADACKSGHIAGYGGDVWYPQPAPKEHPWRYMPNNAMTPHISGTTIDGQLRYAAGVKDMLERYFKGQDFPEPNYIVKEGKLASQYQ